In the genome of Aedes aegypti strain LVP_AGWG chromosome 2, AaegL5.0 Primary Assembly, whole genome shotgun sequence, the window ATttcctacgtcgtatatgataacgatgtatcttgctagctaatagtaagagtggcttcggatcattctggttagcaaaaggcaaactgaacgtcaccaatagtattaatgtccaatTCGAATagaataattatttgaaatgggcatcaattctatcaataacgcagaatgtccgttggatcacatccgagatattattgcgtctatgccatatgaattatgacgcggctttaagcaaaaaataccaaaatgtgataccaccactacaggttacgcctttggtttccatcatatgggctaatggattatgccttcccatcgcggcaaggtcgcataaccaaggggagggatgtaaaaatacataaaacattgaATCATAATCAAAAAGATTGCTGAATttgtcgattttgttacatttttttagctATTAATCTTGAAAACTTGCccatgccgaaattccttgaaaattaaaTCTTATTTTTCGACAATAATGCATGCTAAgtattgtctgagaaattcattttgtaattttgtctattttttcaattaattattttggaaattATACGACTTGAAGTCaatgtatgtttattttagtgaattctcataagggaaatcatcatcaccaaACACCTCGAGCAGGATATCCTAAAAAACAtcagaatgcagtgaatatgctgcctAATGATAaaacagcattatttggattattcagaaaaaaaaaacgaatttgggAATCATGTTTCCTGGACGCGTTtttgtaccacggtattttATGCAACGGAGTTGTCCAAAAATACCATAAAGGGAAGTTCAAGCAGGAGTCTGAGATCGGGGATGCTCAGACACTGATCGCATTAAAGACTTGGATGTCGTCCAAAGTGGACCGACAGTGAAGAGCAATCTAAGTCAATCGAgcttttcaagagcacggatctggagaaccaaatatccgttaaagctgaaaactaaatcgattggtcactagctagtggtgaccaatcgattgggttttcagctcaaacggatgtttggttctccagatccgtgctcttgaaaatttgaactttggcttcgaacaaacaatttatatgtaataagaaCGTATAggaccttccaggagaaatgattagaagaatttctaaagcgttctctggtggaattcttcaagagaattCTAAGCTATTCGATTGAGATACTTCGAGAAATTTGCTGGTGAGATCAGGAAATCTTTtaatcccaggacgaactcagtaaaaactggtaaaggagttcttAAAGAAACCACTGAAAAGTAAGAAAATAATTcgtgaagaaattcccgtagtaattctcagagaaatatcttcaaagcacatggttgaataactaaagaatcacaaaggacattccttgtgagtttTTTGCTAGAGTTTTAGAAGTATTTTTTACTGGATTGCAAAAAGAATGAAACGCTTCTGTAAcgaaaattgaagtttacaaatatcactgatgtgccgcggtatgagacaaaataacaaataaataaaatcaaaacaagtctgttaaaactacgaaatttgtgaaaaccttgattattgcgaccgacattacttctgtaaaatcctagctacgtcaATGGTGCTTTCTTTCTCAACAATATGCCGATATAGGGTTTTAGAGCTAGTAATAGACCATTTATTAGCTGAGGTTACCTTTCGCTGTTTTTTTGTAATGATATCGTAAAAGAATTTTCTCCACCGGAGCAAAAACGAATCTCAGATACAAGATCCACAAAAGATACCTCACACAAGTCTAACACTACTACACATATTCAACGATGTTACAATAGTAAATTGAATCAATgcatcgaatgaagaaaatcaattCCCTCTATCTTAGGTGCTCCAtcgattataaaaaaatcatcaattctTGTATCCTTTTTGGCGTaccgtcccaactgagacagagcctatTTCTCAACTCTGTGTTTTTGAGATAATTAccacagtcattaactgagagcgtTTTTTaacaattgaccatttttgcatttgtactTATTTGTGTCTAGgatcgattctcggtcggtccaggatcttttcgtaatgaaaatttccttgacttccctgggcatagagtatcatcgtaggggaagacggggtaagaccgcccgcctaagcataTTAATTcgtatgtcaaaatcaagaattaataaatcctttttcaacgcagcatgtcgttttttgaagccttaggcatgatcaaaaaataccacaggtgttgtatttgtaaaaaaatatttatttcttgacgcttgaaaaagtgatgtcttatcacgattatttttagcgacggggtaaaaccgcccacccacggggtaaaagcgaccaccacaatttttgtacacaattttgcgaaaaaatatatcGATTCCCCATGATTCTAAGCAGTATAATGTTTTATtaattctacattgattaacggggatattgaaacatttttagggttaattaattaaaaacactTAGATGTTTACTTATTTTAGCCTCCAtacacccatattttggaaaaatatacggattttgcttgtttttataacaaaattgatttcattttacttgaatagAAATGTAAATCGTAGTTACAACTTTTTAAATGGtttagacattttatttggtataaattaggggtggcggtcttaccccagcaacagtggtcggttttaccccgtttGCGCAATTTTTGCAACTATGGCCTCatttcaaagctaaatatttacaactcatatttcacttcactgaagcatattTTACATTTCTGTTGAtgcatggacgggtaatttgttatgtttttagaaaaaaatcccttccgaaatgctTAAGTGAGCAtgtgttaaatttagatcaaattcaatattgacaagcagaaactttgtttttgatatttgttatgaaaaaattaatGTAAATATCATCCTTAATGGtttggaatgtcaaaaatcttgtgtttattgaaagtgcttggtgaacttttaagaaaatctccattttcatgccaaactgaaggtggtccgtcttaccccggcgggcgctcttaccccgtcttcccctacctgccacacgatatacgagtacgaatatggcaactttggtaaagaaagttctcagttaataactgtggaagtgttcattgaacacaaagctacggctatctgggctcctaACTGACTACTCGagataaaacataaaaaattgcCCTTTTAAGGTGATGCTACACTTTTTAAGGGGTCATTCGATATTcaactgagtgttgcaatactttttcaaacgaTTACGTTCTTAAATATAAAGGGTagtgtatgtttaaaactaaaaatttaaaaaaaacttattctatttCTTCAGTTACTCCGTACGCCTTGGAGAAACGGATTTGTCAACACCAATCGACTGCATAAAGTACATTGACGGAGAAGAAGAATGCGCTGAGCCACCTCAGGATATCCTGGCGGAAAAATTTATCAAACATCCCAAATACAGCCCTAGTCAGAAAAAGAATGACATTGCATTGATTAAGCTTGCCAGCCCAGCACTATTGAATGACAGTAAGTAAAGGaaacagtaaaaaatattaacataacGGATTTCACACATCTTCCCGCAGACGTACGTCCTATTTGCTTGCCACTAGAAGAAGTATTGGGGAACATCGCGCAAACAAAAATGCTGGTATCCGGATGGGGCTTCACGGAAAACGATACGGAATTTTCCAATCAACTGCGTTTTGCTTACGTGCCAATTGTCGATCCTCGGCAGTGCAATGAATCTCTGGCCCTGTCGAGCAATGTTTTGACCGTAGATGAAAGTCAGCTTTGTGCCGGTGGCGGAAATGACAAAGCAGACAACTGCCAAGGAGACTCCGGAGGTCCGCTGAAGTATTTCGGAAATGGGAAGTATGTGATTCACGGAGTTGTCTCGTTTGGGCAGGCAACTTGCGGTGTGGTAAGCGAGCCCGGTGTCTATACCAAAGTTGAGCATTATTTAGAATGGATCATTGATAATTTGCAATAGTTCTTAAAATAAAGTATAAAAGAAGTTAATCGTTCAAATTATTTGAGTGCTTCGAAAAGCCCATGTAACAggtgttcaataaaaaatgaaaatgatttcaATAGCTTTCTGTATTGAAGAAaagagcgttttttttttctccgagAGCTCTCTAGACTTCCGAAAAATGAGTGCCATGTTTCTTTTCGCTCGGGTGCTGTcagttcaatcgaagatggcgtcgaaacaaCTAAGCACCCCGCGAGCGTGCTATACGGTTTTACGAAACGCCGTACTGCCGGAAAAAAAGGCTCTCCCTACAGTACTGGGAGTGTACCAAATTAATTGGCGGGCCAGGGATACGAAGCAATTGACCACGAGGATCCCGAATTGTATCCGGAAGATGGACGTCAGTGCCGTCCACCGCTCTTGTGAGAGCATCGCGATTAAGTTGCGTCGTACGGTTGCGCAGGGGAAAAAAAGCCACTATATCTTGAAATGAAGTGTAGGTACATATCGAGATTTTATGATTGGTTTTGAGTAGATATAGCTACCGTGATGGAAATGTTAATCGACATGTATCCTAGAGGcaagttttttgtttattttaatattttgagcttggaaaattcatttcaacatatcattACTCAGATTAACGATTATTTGCTAAACTATTGATTCATCCTTTTGATGATTTGTGATAATTCATTATTACTTATTAGCAAGGTTTCAACTACAGAGTAATTTTCCTTTAATTTTTTATGACGATTTGATaccaaaattaagaaaaataaactAAAGAAGCTTGATTTCATACTTTGGATACCAATTATTAACTGTAACACAATTCAAATTCTATTTTTCAGATTCGGGtcttttagagaaaaaaaaacaaatgtttatcaAATCCAGTACCTGACGAACTGATGTTTAACAAAAATCAACCACATTATTAGGAAAACGAAAACACAATGCATCAATAGGAAAAGAAATGAAATAATGCTGTAAGATGAAGAACAATGTTAATGAGatcaaagaaaattttcaacaacgGAACAAAAACGGGTTATTTCATAGTTGcatgaatttgttttttttttttgctaagtatcatgttttaattttatgaaatatttataTTATTGATCATGTTTTAATAAGATTTATTTACAGCACGAATGGAAGTTGGAAAATATTAGAACTAATTTAAAGGAAATTCATTTAAGTATATTTTGATCTCCTATTGACGTGGATTATCAAGGCAATACCAACGTATTACGAATACAGCTTGCTGCTACAGAAACATGGAGAAGAAATTTGTAATTAACGAATCAATTTTGTAATAGGATAGTCAATctatttagtttatatttgttatttttgagtAGAAGAGAAAGGCAATGTAGAGAATGAGATATATTTGGATGTGTTTGTAACAATCTTGAAATTGATCTATAGTAGGCATTGATATCAAAGTAAACCAGTAGGTCAGTTTTGTGACGGATTTTGAAGgatgaagttcaaataaaaaaaaaaactgaaaagaaaaatatttaattattgcgctggatttgaaaatttaagaacTGTTGGAACGGTCACGACAGGACACAATCCCTATTTACCCTGCTTTCTTACGcattcaaaagcagtaacaagTGCATTAAAAAGTAGTCGCAAATATTCAATACTGTGTATCTCAGAGCATAGTGGATCCTTTTGACACCTTCTTTCGATCAAATCatttcatcaaatattgaataaacataaaaaaatattcaaaaaatatgtaGGCTTAAGATAAATGCAACAAGGTTTAAGCATAAAAAACGAAATCTTGCACGAAATGACAACTTTAAAGTGTCTTTTGAAgcttcgattttttatattgagcccacgctaagcctgctcaacgcagcacatgtgtaaaaactacacagaatgaggcaaccaatgcaggactctctggctgagtgaaaattctgtgtaagtcgcactcatgctgtgtgtagccgatgtgttggccttcggctgtgcgggaTTCGatagaaatggaactgtcaatctctcccgctcggcagcaaacagttggccgttggtaagatggggagttttctgtgattttttcaggcgaaaagccggaagatggtcgcaaatgtggaagctttttcctcatttgcttccgcttcggctattcgaatgaaaaaatctctgaaaacttgaaaatttgaatgtttttttttatgttttcaaaagcaaaacaaaaatggaagcgaattccgcattccaagcgttcctcctctgtgcgcatttcactcattcggtttgtttaccaccgtttgctcaaaactgtgtacagccccttttgcacagaatctgtgctgcatgaagagaggctgattttgtgtactcggcactcatttctgagcgtgacaagtttagcgtgtGAGCAAAACTTGTGTCAaacaaaataagaagaaaatgaAAATACGTGTACTTCATAAATCACGAAAGAAGGACTCCAAAACTATAAATTAATGCTCTAaagtcagtgcgcatcgtaccttcgtgctgtgcgtacacgaattctctctgctcttggaagttttcttaaaaactacctaaagcaataaaacagtacttttcagtgctacaaaaacagtacttttcagtgctaaaattaaaaacggtacttttcagtgctactaaaacagtacttttcagtactattttttctactattgatccctttacgatccttgtttggacccgtgccttcgatttttcgttggacccgttggcgaaagctaacggtggtaatccttcttggacaccgtcttgggaaaaaaaacctttcgaaggtcacgtcttctttcgtttattaaccaaacatggtatcaacaacaaacaaaaggaagggtgaatctctaaattcactacttccttccaaaaaagtgggttttaaaactgtcactacacgtggcaagaatggaagaaaggacgtttccccagaatgcgaactttcttccaagggtgaaatgaataattgtatcgaaatgagcaatcagttcgatgctctagacaaattttccgaacaccaaatcgaagcagcctctagcccaggctctttgattcaagtgaggaagcaaagagtgccgcctatcgtggtcagttgttccgaatttgcgggatttaggcaggagatcttgaactccattaggggaatcaaggtttccttccaaatcgcaaataaaggagactgtcgcgttttgccggaaactcttaaagatcgtgaacttctcaaacatcttgaagagaagaagcacaatttttttacttatgacgacaaaactgaacgtttgttcaaagttgtcttgaatggtctctcaagtgactataaatcacctgaagagatcaaaaatggaataaatgatacaCTCGGATTTtgcccagtccaagtaatcattatgaaaaagagaacccaatctggcattgttcggaaagggctttctcaagaatcttatttagttcactttaacaaaaaagaactaaataatattaaagctttagaaaaaagcaaaacttttgtttgatgtccgtgtaacatgggaacatttccagaaacctggaggaaattaccagaaccccactcagtgccgtcggtgccaaaagtgtatgggtcatggtacaaaaaattgtcgcatggatgctaaatgcatgatttgcggaggttcttctcacgccaaagacgtctgtccagtgaaggaagataccaccaaattcatatgctgtaattgggtcctaaaatgtttaatgaattctcgtttttattcaataataggaaagagcatgttcttgaaactactttagcaagttttcccgctcaaataacggctatatcattttttaacttcaattttaaaaatggttccaaatatcaaccttgacacttgtgatcttgtttgacattcactttttcgacaaaaatgccacagggcatatagttttaacactggggttgttcctatctgacatttcggaagggacacggaaaacaaaatatacccaaaattcgagtttaaaccaaggggtgtgacaaaatctcaaaaatcataaaaaaaatgttttttgtgcttaaaccaatgaaaatcatttaaaaattgagtaaacatgtgtttctgccctaaacttaagcgtttggtaataaaattgagacagggctttaggaccctattgcggggctaaccataagtccaatttttggaattgtccttcacgcaaaaaggtcattgaggctcgtgccaggcagatgaaagataatatccgttacgataacggtcgtttccggaatttgcctggtagagtatcgaacaatgctcatttttcagttaacgatcgcttgatcatgaatcatacccatcaggaagatcataatcatgctcattcacaaactaattttaatccgtcgggtagccgttcgaatctttctatttcgaatgtatctacccacggtaaatcctttgccgatatcgtagcaggaaattcgaactcctcccctgttcgatccatgggtacccattctacttgtttcaaatcaaatggaaaaaaaccctaccgccacaggtaattccgcttcttcgtctaccgaaaattccaatgggaaatcatcagatgatatgtctgcctctgattttaattttctaactaaacaattgaatctaatgattgatgcaatgttcaaagccaccactatgactgaagcagtccaagtcggtgtaaaatttacaaatcaaattgttattggattacgtttttctaatggatccaaataataatttaaatattttaaattggaatgctcgttctctgaatggtaaagagggcgagctgtttaattttcttacggttaataacgtgcatatagcagttattaccgaaacgtatttaaaacctggatctaaactcaaaagagatcctaacttttttgtttatcgtaatgatcgacttgatggggcatgtgggggagttgcaatcatcattcataggcgtataaaacatcaactgttttcatcatttgaaactaaagtttttgaaactttaggtgtttctgttgaaacacagtttggtaaatatactttcatagcagcctatttgccttttcaatgctctgggcagcaagttaatttaatccaaactgacttgcgtaaattgactcgcaataagtcaaaattttttgtcattggtgactttaatgccaaacatcggtcatggaataattctcaaagtaattccaacgg includes:
- the LOC5563809 gene encoding melanization protease 1 isoform X1, producing MMPSIIKVKSQINFGRMYSHTQQQFSAKRDTIVMEKQLILVAAMVCVALNTSSAQFLPKKCSPDRICIPFKDCADYRSYAGTSSKKWPKEVQNEVKSLICDVEHQAPGKKLYKICCLKAGRHLLDMENCGKQVTNRIAHGKVATAFQFPWMALLRGRDGKFHCGGTLIAQRYVLTAAHCRRKPVYSVRLGETDLSTPIDCIKYIDGEEECAEPPQDILAEKFIKHPKYSPSQKKNDIALIKLASPALLNDNVRPICLPLEEVLGNIAQTKMLVSGWGFTENDTEFSNQLRFAYVPIVDPRQCNESLALSSNVLTVDESQLCAGGGNDKADNCQGDSGGPLKYFGNGKYVIHGVVSFGQATCGVVSEPGVYTKVEHYLEWIIDNLQ
- the LOC5563809 gene encoding melanization protease 1 isoform X2; translated protein: MEKRSILVATIICVALNTSSAQFLPKKCSPDRKCTPFNDCADYRSYAGTSSRNWPRKVQNEVKSLMCAVEHQASGKKLYKICCLKPGRHLLDMETCGKQVTPRIAHGKVATVFQFPWMALLRGFDGKFHCGGTLIAQRYVLTATHCRRKSVYSVRLGETDLSTPIDCIKYIDGEEECAEPPQDILAEKFIKHPKYSPSQKKNDIALIKLASPALLNDNVRPICLPLEEVLGNIAQTKMLVSGWGFTENDTEFSNQLRFAYVPIVDPRQCNESLALSSNVLTVDESQLCAGGGNDKADNCQGDSGGPLKYFGNGKYVIHGVVSFGQATCGVVSEPGVYTKVEHYLEWIIDNLQ